From Oncorhynchus tshawytscha isolate Ot180627B linkage group LG27, Otsh_v2.0, whole genome shotgun sequence, a single genomic window includes:
- the LOC112225916 gene encoding oxysterol-binding protein-related protein 7 isoform X2, with protein MMDPRVCPPSLNSSQSVMSSLDKSPAVSKVGHSRNGSAGSSRNTRQYSSHWEVLEDHMDISSGIGSGLDMSVPGICEGFLMKRRKYPMKGWHKRYFLLEKGILKYSKTQPDIQRGKLHGSLDVSLAVMSINKKSKRIDLDNGDYLYHLKTKSNDLFYIWLTKLCAHRVFKKNEALGVHQGVLHALTMGNSTLLPAMASLAQRNQTAMPGMYPHYASSASVYQAEMEVSPTAAPGVNGKVAAWLQQTHQSDTCSQELARSQADLTELAQLIQRLNWLESGQKPISNSDLERRINLQNLTLNIPKAKKERKTTNKIFGHSRTHSGVETCGMFTSSHLSTSSNHLSVEASSVPSIPDYVYSQLSNPLITSPEAKKIQQDICAVSQKVHASLKSIHEVLALERERVRLAWTGPDLRSSTSNQLATLCSTLSELEVQSCQTKVHSLSLSSGSTGGSKESYSTVRQDQTPSKGCSVQRTPSLADSMAEYYDARDVIVCENSENGDEESDESGLSDVTTTSNSEPDEVHEGVSPDQLQTKASATLNYRTSVSRAPDMVSTVPTNTGRRTVLPANCVDNSHIGIMTILYNNIGKDLSRVSMPCGLNEPLNLLQRVSEELEYSELLDIANRTEDPFERMLYIGVFSISGYAWATWRNRYKPFNPVLGETYESHRKERGFRYVAEQVSHHPPCSAVHAESENFTFWQDQQWKNKFWGKSLEIISSGPVNVKLPKYGDHYEWNKAVTCVHNVLSQQRWLEHYGEVTIRNTKSDICTCKISFVKSRYWTSETSKNEVQGQVLNQAGEVVHRFGGLWHEGIFCDTLPNPKCIWKPNPQADDHFQYYGFSRYARELNELTPELKKVLPPSDTRYRPDQRILEEGDVAGADSKKEEVEQKQRERRKELAKKGEEHVPRFFRKELDAAGNESWLSNGTYWKIRDQPGFANTKNLDLWC; from the exons ATGATGGACCCTCGGGTGTGCCCACCCTCACTCAACAGCAGCCAATCAGTAATGAGCAGTTTGGACAAGTCTCCTGCTGTATCCAAGGTTGGCCACTCGCGGAACGGCAGCGCTGGGTCATCGCGCAACACCCGCCAG TACTCCAGCCACTGGGAGGTGTTGGAAGACCATATGGACATAAGTTCAGGGATCGGGTCAGGGCTGGACATGAGCGTCCCTGGTATCTGTGAGGGCTTtttgatgaagaggaggaagtacCCTATGAAGGGCTGGCACAAG AGGTACTTCCTGTTGGAAAAAGGAATCCTCAAGTACTCAAAGACACAGCCGGAT ATCCAGAGAGGAAAGCTCCATGGCTCCCTGGATGTTAGCCTCGCTGTCATGTCCATCAACAAGAAGTCCAAGCGCATCGATCTGGACAATGGAGACTATTTATACCACCTCAag ACCAAGAGCAATGACTTGTTCTACATATGGCTGACCAAGCTGTGTGCCCATCGTGTCTTCAAGAAGAACGAGGCCCTGGGTGTCCACCAGGGAGTCCTCCATGCCCTCACCATGGGCAACAGCACGTTGTTGCCAGCCATGGCCAGTCTAGCCCAGAGAAACCAAACCGCAATGCCAGGCATG TACCCTCACTATGCCAGCTCTGCCTCTGTCTACCAGGCGGAGATGGAGGTTTCGCCCACAGCAGCCCCAGGGGTCAACGGCAAGGTGGCAGCATGGCTCCAGCAGACCCACCAGTCCGATACCTGCTCCCAAG AGCTAGCTCGTTCTCAGGCCGACTTGACTGAGTTGGCCCAGCTCATTCAGAGGCTCAATTGGCTGGAGAGTGGCCAGAAACCCATCTCCAACAGTGACCTAGAGCGACGAATCAACTTGCAG AATCTGACACTTAATATCCCCAAGGCCAAGAAGGAGAGGAAGACTACGAACAAGATATTTGGTCATTCTCGCACCCATTCCGGAGTCGAAACCTGCGGCATG tttACCTCCAGCCACCTGAGCACATCGTCCAACCATCTGAGTGTGGAAGCCTCCTCGGTGCCATCCATCCCAGACTATGTGTACTCGCAGCTCTCCAATCCTCTCATAACCTCCCCTGAAGCCAAGAAGATCCAGCAGGACATTTGTGCTGTGTCCCAAAAGG TTCATGCGTCTCTCAAATCCATCCACGAGGTGCTCGCGCTGGAGCGTGAGCGGGTCCGGCTGGCTTGGACCGGTCCCGACCTACGCTCATCCACCTCCAATCAACTGGCCACCCTGTGTAGCACACTGTCTGAG CTGGAGGTGCAGTCTTGCCAAACCAAAGTTCATTCCCTGTCCCTTTCCTCTGGATCCACGGGGGGCTCCAAGGAGTCCTACAGCACTGTGCGTCAGGACCAG ACGCCCTCTAAGGGTTGCTCTGTGCAGCGCACCCCCTCGCTGGCCGACTCCATGGCCGAGTACTATGACGCCAGAGATGTCATCGTCTGTGAGAACTCAGAAAACGGCGATGAGGAGTCTGATGAATCCGGGCTAAGTGACGTCACCACCACCAGTAACTCTGAGCCAGACGAGGTCCATG AGGGAGTATCACCGGACCAACTGCAAACAAAAG CCTCTGCCACCCTGAACTACCGCACCAGCGTGTCCAGAGCCCCGGACATGGTCAGCACCGTGCCCACCAACACAGGCCGCCGCACTGTCCTGCCCGCCAACTGTGTCGACAACAGCCACATTGGCATCATGACCATCCTGTACAACAACATTGGCAAGGACCTGTCACGTGTGTCCATGCCCTGTGGCCTCAACGAACCTCTGAACCTGCTGCAGAGAGTGAGCGAAGAGCTGGAGTACTCTGAGCTTCTGGACATCGCCAACCGCACAGAGGACCCCTTCGAAAGGATG CTGTACATTGGCGTTTTCTCCATCTCTGGCTACGCCTGGGCTACCTGGCGGAACCGCTACAAGCCCTTCAACCCTGTCCTGGGAGAGACTTACGAGAGCCACCGAAAGGAGCGCGGCTTCCGCTACGTCGCTGAGCAG GTCAGCCACCACCCGCCGTGCTCCGCCGTGCACGCAGAGTCTGAGAACTTCACCTTCTGGCAAGACCAGCAATGGAAGAACAAGTTCTGGGGAAAGTCTTTGGAGATCATCTCCTCTGGTCCAGTGAATGTAAAGTTGCCAAA ATATGGGGATCACTATGAGTGGAACAAGGCGGTGACCTGCGTCCACAACGTCCTGAGTCAGCAGAGGTGGCTGGAGCACTACGGAGAGGTGACCATCAGAAACACAAAGAGTGACATCTGCACCTGCAAGATCTCCTTCGTCAAG tcccgCTACTGGACTTCAGAGACGAGTAAGAATGAGGTGCAGGGCCAGGTTCTGAACCAAGCAGGAGAGGTGGTCCACCGGTTCGGTGGGCTGTGGCACGAAGGCATCTTCTGTGACACCCTGCCTAACCCAAAGTGCATCTGGAAGCCCA acccTCAGGCTGATGACCACTTCCAGTACTACGGCTTCAGTCGCTACGCCAGGGAGCTCAATGAGCTGACCCCTGAGCTGAAGAAGGTCCTGCCTCCCTCAGACACCCGCTATAGGCCAGACCAGAG GATCCTGGAGGAGGGAGATGTAGCCGGGGCTGACAGTAAGAAGGAGGAAGTCGAGCAGAAACAGAGGGAGCGACGAAAAGAGCTGGCCAAGAAGGGAGAGGAGCACGTGCCTCGTTTCTTCAG GAAAGAGCTGGATGCGGCAGGGAATGAGAGCTGGCTGAGCAACGGAACCTACTGGAAGATCCGTGATCAGCCAGGCTTCGCCAACACCAAGAACTTGGATCTGTGGTGTTGA
- the LOC112225915 gene encoding TANK-binding kinase 1-binding protein 1 translates to MESLFGGELGLLGGGEGLRDDGCGLGSGVNWSCSPIQDDMYPSHFALAAAYHDIKTRLASLERENSSIKRKLKNYEVKFPMISEFEEERTLQCCSCEPKETSLLQSETTNLQQRVNSLTQELQKSKEREERLEDVIQAYEKIHMEKSNVQRDLDKMTTLAEQHMERICGLESALRQREGSLQKLSAQLHSKNIHYLQLHTSLDVPRERNGRGPTLQSSRSLDAVSDLKLQRLEAELEGAQQQAQGACQREKEMKEELQRLQAEIRQLQQNVQRQEVTTPCEHCDMEWIKKAGDEQVNLALAYTELTEELVRVRGLAVKQTEILRKASHEQMVLRHSPAPQRRSPASQRPSPDRLHPSPPLSPSSPPSGPASYSPTGLSYSPTGPASYSCRPTSQRLRARFQGRRSYSEVADSSAHQRPPPRLLRDSVSTLPKPKNMGESGAYSRPPRISLVGLPRPASARGAVGAGGGGGGGGSSLSSSPHHHALELGFPLAAEGRHFCRLKEPPAPTPQVTPPQSSDDEEWRCPSPVSSPPRTLGAMGVSSREPPPCPSFLALKDPATLACHLPGYLNADHAQSWPSINLWMETEENDARSCPLCQLTFPTGYPDDALIKHIDTHLENSKI, encoded by the exons ATGGAGTCTCTCTTCGGGGGCGAGCTGGGCCTCCTGGGCGGGGGCGAGGGGCTGAGGGATGACGGCTGCGGCTTGGGGTCGGGGGTCAACTGGTCGTGCTCACCCATCCAAGACGACATGTATCCCTCCCACTTCGCCCTGGCCGCCGCATACCATGACATCAAGACGCGATTGGCCAGCCTGGAGCGAGAGAACAGCAGCATCAAGAGGAAGCTGAAGAACTATGAGGTCAAG tTCCCTATGATCAGTGAGTTTGAGGAGGAGAGGACCCTACAGTGCTGCTCCTGTGAACCCAAGGAGACCAGCCTACTGCAGTCAGAGACCACCAACCTGCAACAGAGAGTCAACTCCCTCACACAGGAG CTCCAGAAGAGtaaagagcgagaggagaggctggaggatgTGATTCAGGCCTATGAGAAGATCCACATGGAGAAGAGTAACGTTCAGAGAGACCTGGACAAGATG ACAACACTAGCAGAACAGCATATGGAGCGTATCTGTGGTCTGGAGTCAGCtctgaggcagagggaggggtcCCTGCAGAAACTCAGTGCTCAGCTGCACAGCAAGAACATTCATTACCTACAGCTACACACCAGTCTGGACGTGCCTcgcg AGCGGAACGGGCGGGGTCCGACCCTGCAGAGCTCTCGTAGTCTGGACGCCGTGTCCGACCTGAAGCTGCAGCGGTTGGAGGCGGAGCTAGAAGGGGCACAGCAGCAGGCCCAGGGTgcgtgtcagagagagaaggagatgaaggaggagcTACAGAGGCTGCAGGCAGAGATCAGACAGCTGCAGCAGAatgtacagagacag GAGGTGACCACACCCTGTGAGCACTGTGACATGGAATGGATAAAGAAGGCAGGAGATGAACA GGTGAACCTGGCGTTGGCCTACACTGagctgacagaggagctggtgcgTGTGAGAGGTCTGGCTGTCAAACAGACTGAGATCCTCAGGAAGGCATCCCACGAGCAGATGG tcctgagACACTCCCCAGCCCCCCAGCGTCGCTCCCCGGCCTCCCAACGCCCCTCCCCAGAccgcctccacccctctcctcccctctcaccttCCTCACCCCCTTCTGGCCCTGCATCCTACTCCCCAACTGGCCTCTCTTACTCCCCCACCGGCCCAGCCTCCTACTCCTGCCGGCCAACCAGCCAACGGCTGCGTGCCCGCTTCCAGGGGCGCCGCAGCTACTCGGAGGTGGCAGACTCGTCTGCCCACCAGAGGCCCCCCCCCAGGCTGCTCCGTGACTCAGTCTCCACACTGCCCAAGCCCAAGAACATGGGGGAGTCTGGGGCTTATTCCCGCCCGCCCAGGATTTCCCTGGTGGGGCTTCCCCGGCCGGCCTCGGCCCGTGGAGCTGTAGGTgctggtggagggggaggaggtggtggcaGCAGCCTGAGCAGTAGCCCCCACCACCATGCCCTGGAGCTGGGCTTCCCTCTAGCTGCAGAG GGGCGTCACTTCTGTCGTCTGAAGGAACCCCCGGCCCCCACCCCACAGGTCACCCCGCCCCAGTCGTCTGACGATGAGGAGTGGAGGTGCCCATCCCCGGTCTCCAGTCCTCCCAGGACACTGGGGGCCATGGGGGTAAGCTCACGGGAACCCCCTCCCTGCCCTTCCTTCTTGGCCCTAAAGGATCCGGCTACCCTCGCCTGCCACCTTCCAGGGTACCTGAACGCAGACCACGCCCAGTCCTGGCCCTCCATCAAT TTGTGGATGGAGACGGAGGAGAACGATGCCCGGAGCTgccctctgtgtcagctgacCTTCCCCACTGGTTACCCCGACGACGCCCTCATCAAACACATCGACACGCACCTGGAGAACAGCAAGATCTAA
- the LOC112225916 gene encoding oxysterol-binding protein-related protein 7 isoform X3, with translation MMDPRVCPPSLNSSQSVMSSLDKSPAVSKVGHSRNGSAGSSRNTRQVYSSHWEVLEDHMDISSGIGSGLDMSVPGICEGFLMKRRKYPMKGWHKRYFLLEKGILKYSKTQPDIQRGKLHGSLDVSLAVMSINKKSKRIDLDNGDYLYHLKTKSNDLFYIWLTKLCAHRVFKKNEALGVHQGVLHALTMGNSTLLPAMASLAQRNQTAMPGMYPHYASSASVYQAEMEVSPTAAPGVNGKVAAWLQQTHQSDTCSQELARSQADLTELAQLIQRLNWLESGQKPISNSDLERRINLQNLTLNIPKAKKERKTTNKIFGHSRTHSGVETCGMFTSSHLSTSSNHLSVEASSVPSIPDYVYSQLSNPLITSPEAKKIQQDICAVSQKVHASLKSIHEVLALERERVRLAWTGPDLRSSTSNQLATLCSTLSELEVQSCQTKVHSLSLSSGSTGGSKESYSTVRQDQTPSKGCSVQRTPSLADSMAEYYDARDVIVCENSENGDEESDESGLSDVTTTSNSEPDEVHASATLNYRTSVSRAPDMVSTVPTNTGRRTVLPANCVDNSHIGIMTILYNNIGKDLSRVSMPCGLNEPLNLLQRVSEELEYSELLDIANRTEDPFERMLYIGVFSISGYAWATWRNRYKPFNPVLGETYESHRKERGFRYVAEQVSHHPPCSAVHAESENFTFWQDQQWKNKFWGKSLEIISSGPVNVKLPKYGDHYEWNKAVTCVHNVLSQQRWLEHYGEVTIRNTKSDICTCKISFVKSRYWTSETSKNEVQGQVLNQAGEVVHRFGGLWHEGIFCDTLPNPKCIWKPNPQADDHFQYYGFSRYARELNELTPELKKVLPPSDTRYRPDQRILEEGDVAGADSKKEEVEQKQRERRKELAKKGEEHVPRFFRKELDAAGNESWLSNGTYWKIRDQPGFANTKNLDLWC, from the exons ATGATGGACCCTCGGGTGTGCCCACCCTCACTCAACAGCAGCCAATCAGTAATGAGCAGTTTGGACAAGTCTCCTGCTGTATCCAAGGTTGGCCACTCGCGGAACGGCAGCGCTGGGTCATCGCGCAACACCCGCCAGGTA TACTCCAGCCACTGGGAGGTGTTGGAAGACCATATGGACATAAGTTCAGGGATCGGGTCAGGGCTGGACATGAGCGTCCCTGGTATCTGTGAGGGCTTtttgatgaagaggaggaagtacCCTATGAAGGGCTGGCACAAG AGGTACTTCCTGTTGGAAAAAGGAATCCTCAAGTACTCAAAGACACAGCCGGAT ATCCAGAGAGGAAAGCTCCATGGCTCCCTGGATGTTAGCCTCGCTGTCATGTCCATCAACAAGAAGTCCAAGCGCATCGATCTGGACAATGGAGACTATTTATACCACCTCAag ACCAAGAGCAATGACTTGTTCTACATATGGCTGACCAAGCTGTGTGCCCATCGTGTCTTCAAGAAGAACGAGGCCCTGGGTGTCCACCAGGGAGTCCTCCATGCCCTCACCATGGGCAACAGCACGTTGTTGCCAGCCATGGCCAGTCTAGCCCAGAGAAACCAAACCGCAATGCCAGGCATG TACCCTCACTATGCCAGCTCTGCCTCTGTCTACCAGGCGGAGATGGAGGTTTCGCCCACAGCAGCCCCAGGGGTCAACGGCAAGGTGGCAGCATGGCTCCAGCAGACCCACCAGTCCGATACCTGCTCCCAAG AGCTAGCTCGTTCTCAGGCCGACTTGACTGAGTTGGCCCAGCTCATTCAGAGGCTCAATTGGCTGGAGAGTGGCCAGAAACCCATCTCCAACAGTGACCTAGAGCGACGAATCAACTTGCAG AATCTGACACTTAATATCCCCAAGGCCAAGAAGGAGAGGAAGACTACGAACAAGATATTTGGTCATTCTCGCACCCATTCCGGAGTCGAAACCTGCGGCATG tttACCTCCAGCCACCTGAGCACATCGTCCAACCATCTGAGTGTGGAAGCCTCCTCGGTGCCATCCATCCCAGACTATGTGTACTCGCAGCTCTCCAATCCTCTCATAACCTCCCCTGAAGCCAAGAAGATCCAGCAGGACATTTGTGCTGTGTCCCAAAAGG TTCATGCGTCTCTCAAATCCATCCACGAGGTGCTCGCGCTGGAGCGTGAGCGGGTCCGGCTGGCTTGGACCGGTCCCGACCTACGCTCATCCACCTCCAATCAACTGGCCACCCTGTGTAGCACACTGTCTGAG CTGGAGGTGCAGTCTTGCCAAACCAAAGTTCATTCCCTGTCCCTTTCCTCTGGATCCACGGGGGGCTCCAAGGAGTCCTACAGCACTGTGCGTCAGGACCAG ACGCCCTCTAAGGGTTGCTCTGTGCAGCGCACCCCCTCGCTGGCCGACTCCATGGCCGAGTACTATGACGCCAGAGATGTCATCGTCTGTGAGAACTCAGAAAACGGCGATGAGGAGTCTGATGAATCCGGGCTAAGTGACGTCACCACCACCAGTAACTCTGAGCCAGACGAGGTCCATG CCTCTGCCACCCTGAACTACCGCACCAGCGTGTCCAGAGCCCCGGACATGGTCAGCACCGTGCCCACCAACACAGGCCGCCGCACTGTCCTGCCCGCCAACTGTGTCGACAACAGCCACATTGGCATCATGACCATCCTGTACAACAACATTGGCAAGGACCTGTCACGTGTGTCCATGCCCTGTGGCCTCAACGAACCTCTGAACCTGCTGCAGAGAGTGAGCGAAGAGCTGGAGTACTCTGAGCTTCTGGACATCGCCAACCGCACAGAGGACCCCTTCGAAAGGATG CTGTACATTGGCGTTTTCTCCATCTCTGGCTACGCCTGGGCTACCTGGCGGAACCGCTACAAGCCCTTCAACCCTGTCCTGGGAGAGACTTACGAGAGCCACCGAAAGGAGCGCGGCTTCCGCTACGTCGCTGAGCAG GTCAGCCACCACCCGCCGTGCTCCGCCGTGCACGCAGAGTCTGAGAACTTCACCTTCTGGCAAGACCAGCAATGGAAGAACAAGTTCTGGGGAAAGTCTTTGGAGATCATCTCCTCTGGTCCAGTGAATGTAAAGTTGCCAAA ATATGGGGATCACTATGAGTGGAACAAGGCGGTGACCTGCGTCCACAACGTCCTGAGTCAGCAGAGGTGGCTGGAGCACTACGGAGAGGTGACCATCAGAAACACAAAGAGTGACATCTGCACCTGCAAGATCTCCTTCGTCAAG tcccgCTACTGGACTTCAGAGACGAGTAAGAATGAGGTGCAGGGCCAGGTTCTGAACCAAGCAGGAGAGGTGGTCCACCGGTTCGGTGGGCTGTGGCACGAAGGCATCTTCTGTGACACCCTGCCTAACCCAAAGTGCATCTGGAAGCCCA acccTCAGGCTGATGACCACTTCCAGTACTACGGCTTCAGTCGCTACGCCAGGGAGCTCAATGAGCTGACCCCTGAGCTGAAGAAGGTCCTGCCTCCCTCAGACACCCGCTATAGGCCAGACCAGAG GATCCTGGAGGAGGGAGATGTAGCCGGGGCTGACAGTAAGAAGGAGGAAGTCGAGCAGAAACAGAGGGAGCGACGAAAAGAGCTGGCCAAGAAGGGAGAGGAGCACGTGCCTCGTTTCTTCAG GAAAGAGCTGGATGCGGCAGGGAATGAGAGCTGGCTGAGCAACGGAACCTACTGGAAGATCCGTGATCAGCCAGGCTTCGCCAACACCAAGAACTTGGATCTGTGGTGTTGA
- the LOC112225916 gene encoding oxysterol-binding protein-related protein 7 isoform X1 — translation MMDPRVCPPSLNSSQSVMSSLDKSPAVSKVGHSRNGSAGSSRNTRQVYSSHWEVLEDHMDISSGIGSGLDMSVPGICEGFLMKRRKYPMKGWHKRYFLLEKGILKYSKTQPDIQRGKLHGSLDVSLAVMSINKKSKRIDLDNGDYLYHLKTKSNDLFYIWLTKLCAHRVFKKNEALGVHQGVLHALTMGNSTLLPAMASLAQRNQTAMPGMYPHYASSASVYQAEMEVSPTAAPGVNGKVAAWLQQTHQSDTCSQELARSQADLTELAQLIQRLNWLESGQKPISNSDLERRINLQNLTLNIPKAKKERKTTNKIFGHSRTHSGVETCGMFTSSHLSTSSNHLSVEASSVPSIPDYVYSQLSNPLITSPEAKKIQQDICAVSQKVHASLKSIHEVLALERERVRLAWTGPDLRSSTSNQLATLCSTLSELEVQSCQTKVHSLSLSSGSTGGSKESYSTVRQDQTPSKGCSVQRTPSLADSMAEYYDARDVIVCENSENGDEESDESGLSDVTTTSNSEPDEVHEGVSPDQLQTKASATLNYRTSVSRAPDMVSTVPTNTGRRTVLPANCVDNSHIGIMTILYNNIGKDLSRVSMPCGLNEPLNLLQRVSEELEYSELLDIANRTEDPFERMLYIGVFSISGYAWATWRNRYKPFNPVLGETYESHRKERGFRYVAEQVSHHPPCSAVHAESENFTFWQDQQWKNKFWGKSLEIISSGPVNVKLPKYGDHYEWNKAVTCVHNVLSQQRWLEHYGEVTIRNTKSDICTCKISFVKSRYWTSETSKNEVQGQVLNQAGEVVHRFGGLWHEGIFCDTLPNPKCIWKPNPQADDHFQYYGFSRYARELNELTPELKKVLPPSDTRYRPDQRILEEGDVAGADSKKEEVEQKQRERRKELAKKGEEHVPRFFRKELDAAGNESWLSNGTYWKIRDQPGFANTKNLDLWC, via the exons ATGATGGACCCTCGGGTGTGCCCACCCTCACTCAACAGCAGCCAATCAGTAATGAGCAGTTTGGACAAGTCTCCTGCTGTATCCAAGGTTGGCCACTCGCGGAACGGCAGCGCTGGGTCATCGCGCAACACCCGCCAGGTA TACTCCAGCCACTGGGAGGTGTTGGAAGACCATATGGACATAAGTTCAGGGATCGGGTCAGGGCTGGACATGAGCGTCCCTGGTATCTGTGAGGGCTTtttgatgaagaggaggaagtacCCTATGAAGGGCTGGCACAAG AGGTACTTCCTGTTGGAAAAAGGAATCCTCAAGTACTCAAAGACACAGCCGGAT ATCCAGAGAGGAAAGCTCCATGGCTCCCTGGATGTTAGCCTCGCTGTCATGTCCATCAACAAGAAGTCCAAGCGCATCGATCTGGACAATGGAGACTATTTATACCACCTCAag ACCAAGAGCAATGACTTGTTCTACATATGGCTGACCAAGCTGTGTGCCCATCGTGTCTTCAAGAAGAACGAGGCCCTGGGTGTCCACCAGGGAGTCCTCCATGCCCTCACCATGGGCAACAGCACGTTGTTGCCAGCCATGGCCAGTCTAGCCCAGAGAAACCAAACCGCAATGCCAGGCATG TACCCTCACTATGCCAGCTCTGCCTCTGTCTACCAGGCGGAGATGGAGGTTTCGCCCACAGCAGCCCCAGGGGTCAACGGCAAGGTGGCAGCATGGCTCCAGCAGACCCACCAGTCCGATACCTGCTCCCAAG AGCTAGCTCGTTCTCAGGCCGACTTGACTGAGTTGGCCCAGCTCATTCAGAGGCTCAATTGGCTGGAGAGTGGCCAGAAACCCATCTCCAACAGTGACCTAGAGCGACGAATCAACTTGCAG AATCTGACACTTAATATCCCCAAGGCCAAGAAGGAGAGGAAGACTACGAACAAGATATTTGGTCATTCTCGCACCCATTCCGGAGTCGAAACCTGCGGCATG tttACCTCCAGCCACCTGAGCACATCGTCCAACCATCTGAGTGTGGAAGCCTCCTCGGTGCCATCCATCCCAGACTATGTGTACTCGCAGCTCTCCAATCCTCTCATAACCTCCCCTGAAGCCAAGAAGATCCAGCAGGACATTTGTGCTGTGTCCCAAAAGG TTCATGCGTCTCTCAAATCCATCCACGAGGTGCTCGCGCTGGAGCGTGAGCGGGTCCGGCTGGCTTGGACCGGTCCCGACCTACGCTCATCCACCTCCAATCAACTGGCCACCCTGTGTAGCACACTGTCTGAG CTGGAGGTGCAGTCTTGCCAAACCAAAGTTCATTCCCTGTCCCTTTCCTCTGGATCCACGGGGGGCTCCAAGGAGTCCTACAGCACTGTGCGTCAGGACCAG ACGCCCTCTAAGGGTTGCTCTGTGCAGCGCACCCCCTCGCTGGCCGACTCCATGGCCGAGTACTATGACGCCAGAGATGTCATCGTCTGTGAGAACTCAGAAAACGGCGATGAGGAGTCTGATGAATCCGGGCTAAGTGACGTCACCACCACCAGTAACTCTGAGCCAGACGAGGTCCATG AGGGAGTATCACCGGACCAACTGCAAACAAAAG CCTCTGCCACCCTGAACTACCGCACCAGCGTGTCCAGAGCCCCGGACATGGTCAGCACCGTGCCCACCAACACAGGCCGCCGCACTGTCCTGCCCGCCAACTGTGTCGACAACAGCCACATTGGCATCATGACCATCCTGTACAACAACATTGGCAAGGACCTGTCACGTGTGTCCATGCCCTGTGGCCTCAACGAACCTCTGAACCTGCTGCAGAGAGTGAGCGAAGAGCTGGAGTACTCTGAGCTTCTGGACATCGCCAACCGCACAGAGGACCCCTTCGAAAGGATG CTGTACATTGGCGTTTTCTCCATCTCTGGCTACGCCTGGGCTACCTGGCGGAACCGCTACAAGCCCTTCAACCCTGTCCTGGGAGAGACTTACGAGAGCCACCGAAAGGAGCGCGGCTTCCGCTACGTCGCTGAGCAG GTCAGCCACCACCCGCCGTGCTCCGCCGTGCACGCAGAGTCTGAGAACTTCACCTTCTGGCAAGACCAGCAATGGAAGAACAAGTTCTGGGGAAAGTCTTTGGAGATCATCTCCTCTGGTCCAGTGAATGTAAAGTTGCCAAA ATATGGGGATCACTATGAGTGGAACAAGGCGGTGACCTGCGTCCACAACGTCCTGAGTCAGCAGAGGTGGCTGGAGCACTACGGAGAGGTGACCATCAGAAACACAAAGAGTGACATCTGCACCTGCAAGATCTCCTTCGTCAAG tcccgCTACTGGACTTCAGAGACGAGTAAGAATGAGGTGCAGGGCCAGGTTCTGAACCAAGCAGGAGAGGTGGTCCACCGGTTCGGTGGGCTGTGGCACGAAGGCATCTTCTGTGACACCCTGCCTAACCCAAAGTGCATCTGGAAGCCCA acccTCAGGCTGATGACCACTTCCAGTACTACGGCTTCAGTCGCTACGCCAGGGAGCTCAATGAGCTGACCCCTGAGCTGAAGAAGGTCCTGCCTCCCTCAGACACCCGCTATAGGCCAGACCAGAG GATCCTGGAGGAGGGAGATGTAGCCGGGGCTGACAGTAAGAAGGAGGAAGTCGAGCAGAAACAGAGGGAGCGACGAAAAGAGCTGGCCAAGAAGGGAGAGGAGCACGTGCCTCGTTTCTTCAG GAAAGAGCTGGATGCGGCAGGGAATGAGAGCTGGCTGAGCAACGGAACCTACTGGAAGATCCGTGATCAGCCAGGCTTCGCCAACACCAAGAACTTGGATCTGTGGTGTTGA